A part of Amycolatopsis lurida genomic DNA contains:
- a CDS encoding ECF transporter S component: MAPAVRLGPRSATVLGLASLAGLMMFVWPLLVRVEPQSMQHGPDAPFVFIGILPILIVIVLAELSEGGMDSKALAMLGVLSAVNAALRPLGAGTAGIETVFFLLVLAGRVFGPGFGFVLGCTSMFASALLTAGVGPWLPFQMMCSAWIGMGAGLLPRRVTGKAEIAMLVGYGILVAYVFGLLMNLWFWPFITDAEVPYHDGHISHVPGAPLLENLHRFAVFTLLTSTAGWDTGRAITNAVAILVLGPAVLATLRRASRKASFGVIPSFTDRN, encoded by the coding sequence ATGGCGCCGGCGGTCCGGCTCGGCCCGCGCTCGGCGACGGTGCTCGGCCTCGCGTCCCTCGCGGGGCTGATGATGTTCGTCTGGCCGCTGCTGGTCCGCGTCGAGCCGCAGTCGATGCAGCACGGCCCGGACGCGCCTTTCGTGTTCATCGGGATCCTGCCGATCCTGATCGTCATCGTGCTGGCCGAGCTGTCCGAAGGGGGCATGGATTCCAAGGCCCTCGCGATGCTCGGCGTGCTTTCCGCGGTGAACGCGGCCCTGCGGCCCCTCGGCGCGGGGACCGCCGGGATCGAGACCGTGTTCTTCCTGCTGGTGCTGGCCGGGCGGGTGTTCGGTCCCGGCTTCGGGTTCGTGCTGGGCTGTACGTCGATGTTCGCTTCGGCGTTGCTGACCGCCGGGGTGGGACCGTGGCTGCCGTTCCAGATGATGTGCTCGGCGTGGATCGGGATGGGCGCGGGACTGCTGCCGCGCCGAGTCACCGGCAAAGCCGAGATCGCGATGCTGGTGGGGTACGGGATCCTCGTCGCGTACGTCTTCGGGCTCCTGATGAACCTGTGGTTCTGGCCGTTCATCACCGATGCCGAAGTGCCGTACCACGACGGGCACATCTCCCACGTGCCCGGCGCCCCGCTACTGGAGAACCTGCACCGGTTCGCCGTGTTCACCCTGCTGACCTCGACGGCCGGCTGGGACACGGGCCGCGCGATCACGAACGCGGTGGCGATCCTGGTGCTGGGGCCCGCCGTGCTCGCGACGTTGCGCCGGGCTTCGCGGAAGGCTTCCTTCGGCGTGATCCCTTCCTTCACCGACCGCAATTAG